A region of the Cucurbita pepo subsp. pepo cultivar mu-cu-16 chromosome LG14, ASM280686v2, whole genome shotgun sequence genome:
aataaacacattttcgtctctaatatttaatattcataCGCATCAAACAAGACAAGACCAAATAGAAGACAGAACATTATGGTTTACAATCAAATGTAAATACAAATAAAGCTTTCTTCCATAACAagatatgatgatgaaagtATATCACAAAGAAAGATATTGGAAGGCCTTTTCAGGGCTTTTTCCATCGATCTCTGAGTGATGTGGGAAATCAAGAGGCAATTTTGCAGCAGAAACTGATGTTTCATTCAGTACTTTCTCTAGTTCTTGGTGCagaattccattgccttctGGCGTGAAATGCAATCCATCCCTACATGTAAAACACAAACAATGCCTCACTACTAAGTTCATACGAAACGGGGGTGGTGTGGACGTTCATTCTAGGAATTCTACTTCTTCGCTATGCTTGTGTGACCGTTCGATTTAGAGTTTAAGCTATCGAGTTAGAATAAGAACAGTTCaactgtaacagcctaagcccaccgctagtagatattgtctactttggccccgttacgtatcatcgtcagcctcacggttttaaaacgtgtttactagggagaggttttcatgcccttctaaagaatgtttcgttctcctctccaactgatgtgggatctcacattaacTCGCAAATTTCAATGCACAACAATTAATATCACTTGAAAGTTGAGTTGAATGTAACGGCccatccaccgctagcagatattgtcctctttagactttccctttcgggcttcccctcaaggctttaaaacacgtgtgctagggagaggtttctacacgcttttaaagggtgtttcgttctcctccccaaccaatgtaggatatcacaattcaccccccttcagggcctagcgtcctcgctagcatttgttcctttctccaatcgatgtgggaccccttcaaggctttaaaacggtttgctagggagaggtttccacacgcttttaaagggtgtttcattctcctccccaaccaatgtgggatatcacaattcactcccttcAAGGCCTAgagtcctcgctggcacttgttcctttctcaaatcgatgtgggacccccctaCCAAATCCATCCCCCCTTTGGGGagccagtgtccttactgacacaccgtctcgtgtctaccctcctatggggaacagcctcctcgttggcacatcgcccggtgtctcgctctattaccatttgtaatggcccaagcccatcactagcagatattgtcctctttgaacttcccCGCAAGgatttaaaatgcatctgctagggagaggtttctacacgcttttaaagggtgtttcgttttcctccccaaccaacgtgggatatCACATTGAAGAAcattgaattatttataatcttCATTAACAATCCCTCTCACTCGTAGATATCAAATTTGATTCATGAGACTAAGGATTGATTTGGAATAACTTTTTAAGTGTAGTCGGACATATAACATTAAAGATAACAGCAGCCATATTTAAAACATGAGTAAAACTTGTGAACTAGGAGTTGGATTCACTGACCTGAGAAATTTTTTCTGCCAACCCTCCGTTTCCTGCAACTTGGACCATAGATCAATGGCGAGAAGACCCATTTCCTTAGCTAGTTCAAGGCATTGTTTCGCGTAAAGTCCAGTTACTTCATTTGATCTCTCAGGCAATTCTCTTGCTTTATCACCATAAAGAGATCTGATAGATTAACACACAAGTTCATTTTCACAATCAAGAATTAATTGGCTTTTAAACAAGTAGAGTTGCCTTGGTCTGAGTAGGataaaaaatctctcttcaGCATATTGATGAAACTTtgaacttaaaatatataagagAGAATAGAGTCCAGGGAATTTCTGGAATGAACCACACAGACTAAGCATTTTTATACCATGCTGAAGATTGTGTTCCTAGACCACCTTTAAATGCCAATATCGGTGATGATCTGCAACGAAGGCGTAATAGGGGCATAGAGTACATTTGGACTCGACAGGTTCAAACATTTACACAGTAGGTTCGAGAATGAAAAAGTATATTCTGGTAATACTCGATATATAACTTATATGTTAATATGAAACTAGTGTTGGGTTATTATGGAGTCATCTGCTATTATACatgtaaagttatatataggATAAATAACATGTAAAGTAAATGATCATATTAGAGGTTTTattatatatggtagatagttatatatagtagatgacTATACCTAGagaaaagttatatatagtaaactgaaccataAATATTTCCCTTGGCGCTACTttaaaaatgtactttctgtaCACTTTGTATTCTCTTTTACTGTACAtatttgaagtcatcaatataaacatcCATCCAAGATTTTTCCTTGCACTTTCcttctcctgttctttgtgttcatagtgtgtgttgtgcgatcctaacaactagtTGTAGGAAAAGTAGAAAGATGGAATGTATAGACAGTTGTACGTACCACTACACCATAAAAAGGCTAAAAAGTTTGAGCAGcgatttgaaacaaaaagtcATACCGTGCATATTCATTACGCCCGTCCTCGTCGACAGGAGGAGGAGTAATAAGTATCACCAACGTGGTTGGGGAGTACTCCTGCAACCAAAATGCCACAATGCAATGAGATGTAAATGGGGGAGAAGTGGATACAAGAAAATAATCCAACAGGGTTGAATCAAAAGAGTGCTACAATTACATAAGAAACTGGGAAGAGTGCACCAGAGGAACGAAAAAGAAACTTGACTCTTTCGAAACCTTTGAATTGAGCTCATTAAAGGCCACAtgatttctttcatttcacaGCACCCATAATTAGCTATAACCATGGTTTAAGTGTTGAAATAAGTAAATTTATCGTAATTTATCAACTTAAACTTTAGGGTTAGGTGGtgatttaacatggtatcataaCAAAAGTCGTGTGTTCAAATTTCCAAGCCCACAAGTGAAGGGAAACATTGAagtattgaaataatttattcctATAAGAATCTGAAAAACATTCTCTAATAGAATTAAACACCGTTATAAACCTTTAAACCTTATACCAAACGACCCCTAAAGGATAGTTACAAAATAACTTCGCTACCGAAGCTCATAAGAACCTCCATTTCTCACGAAAGAGCGACTGAAGAAGGATCTCCTTGATCATCTCTCTACAATCCCGAGATTTGACAAAGCATAAGCCAAACGCCtcaaagaaacaatttcaaaagacTCGTGCAAAATCACAACTCGTAGAATGTTTATTATCTAGATAGGAGGTCACCATGGTTTGAActtattatctaaaaaatacgaGTTTACCAAATGTCTAAGACAACTCGGCCAATTAACGGTGGTTACTCAATGCACTAGTGACTAGACTAATCTAACCTATTTAGATGTAACATCTCTGCCACTTAGAAAAGTAGATCTCGCCCTTTCTATAACTCGATTCCAAAATGTTTAAACTCCTAAGATTAGTTCCCGGGGCATATCCAAATAGCTAAATAGCCGGAACTTTTCTCAGTACAATGGAGACTTTCTTCTTAGTATCACCATTCATACTAATCTCGACGAGCGTGCACTTAATTCAGTCTTCACTACACCCTTAAATGAAATATCTAAGTATGTGTGGTCTGAAGTGTTTAACGATCCCGTGAGCacgaaatatatattattgtaaaGTTGAGGGTGGCTCTGTCCTCTCCAATCCATCAATCTTCAACAATTTCAGAATGTACCAAATTAATGGCCAACAgaacaaatcaaaagaaaatatgaaagtcTATTAAAGCATTTCCAGTAATTGTAAGTTGTACTCCTGCTTTGaactaattcataaatatattttttaacatctCTCTTCCTGAAGCAACTACCTTGTCAATGGGGAACTTATAAAcagatgaaataaaaaagtgatGGACTAATGTCTTACAGTCATTTAAATCTTCAAAATGAATATTAACACAGTATGCTCGAAAAGATTTCGAGCAGTGAAGAAAGGAGTCAGTACCTTCAAATGATTTACCATCTTTTTAAGATTATCCTTGTACTCGTCAAGAGGTACGTGTTGTCTCTCACTTGTTCTCCCAAAAATAGCTGCATCATTGGCCCCAAAGAAAATTGTCACAACAATGGGGGCCTTTGGGATATCCTGCATTACAAGTGATGCAAATTATTTGGAATGCAAATATACAAGAAACGTCATTTTCAGAAGCCTACAAAGATGTTTCTACCCATGACTGTGTAAGCTAGTACAAAGAATATCTACTGGTTCCTCTTTTAGGGTCTCAAAGGGGCATGAAAACACAGACTTTGCAATGAGGCAAGGTTGAAAACCCCCAATTCGAGAGGCACTCCTTGTGAGCTGAGCATCAAGAGATTAAGCTTTTTGGTGAAGGCAAGTCAATTATGGGCCACTAAACCCGGCATCCTACGTATCTAGGGGCCAAATAATTCAACTATAATTGGCTCTTTGCCACAAGAATTCTGCACAACATCCCATGggagatcacacatcggttggagaggagaacgaaatattctttataagagtgtgaaaacctctccctagcatatgcattttaaaaaaccttaaggagaaatccgaaaggaaaaacttaaagaggacaacatctgctagtggtaggcttgggctgttacatccCACCAGGTACGTATTTAGACTCCCAAACATGTTCATGTACAATATCATTAACTGACAACAATACTCCAAAATCTTTCACACAATGTGTTTGGTTTGTAGTTCAATCTCATCTTTGAGTTCATTGTGTGATCTCCCTGTAAGTTTAGCCCCATTGAGCAAAACTTTCCAATTTTTCCTcaattaaattgaaatcaattgTAAGAATCAGAAACGGGCACAATTCCCACAACATAGCTACAATGATAGGTTGCATTACAAAAAAACGCCCAAAAAGTACTAAAATGCGAATAATCACCAAGATCACTTACTGAACATAACGAAACAAATTCAAGTAAAAACAAAGTCCTCAAAATCAAAGTAGAGAAGGAACAAAAAGCGCACTATAACACATACCAATGGAAAAATGTGATGAAGTAAAAACAAAGCCCATCGAGTATTGTATCCGCCGTAGCCACGAACTAAGACATCGGCCTGTAAATCAGTCAAACAAGAACCCACTTACGAAcacaaaaacttcaaaaacttgaacgaaaacacaaattaaagaatgaaagaaaagagaatccACCTTCCGAGAGTAAGTGTCAGCAAGCGCAGCTCCCCATCCGCCTGAGCCGAAGGATTGCGCAGTCAAAGAATCCCCAAATAGAACGATCTCAGGCCTCATAGTCTGCTATTTCGAAGCTCCGATCAACCCTTCGAGAACGAAAATGGGCTCTTATCAATCTCTTGCACACCGATCTTACAAGCATTCGAGTCTAGTCGTGAAATTGAAGTTTCCTGAGGTTGTACAGGCGCGAGCACCAGGCTTCGGCCCgcgaaaaaaagaaaataaaatgaacacGCGTTAAACGCTAGCCACGTGTCATTGTTTAGCCTTCAATTaatccaaataaatttataaatgcttaaaattatttcaaatatttaataaaaaacccaaaattaattttcaaatatttctttgtcgctattaaaatttaaaaaaaaaaaaaataacaaatttataaatttaataagcTTAATTATGCTATTATTTTAACACCAACGtgaatcaattaaaaatacaattttattttttctaatttaaaaaacatgcaTTATTgcattattgtttatttatatttggtcAAAGTTTCCATGcttattaggaaaaaaaatgattaaatataaaaaaaataaaaaaacgaagtaaaaaaatatggcTCGAACGGATTTGCTTTGGCTAAGAGGAGTAGTTATGAACCCTTAGACCATCAATGTGAGGCTTTGGGTTTCCTCAGAAGGCCTCTCGATCTTCCCCTAAATttaccaatgtgggactcactcccaataatcctcatcAGATCTATAAGATGTATATAGACAATTTTCAAGGATTTAAACGGAAACACATTTTTggaacaaaaatttattattattattatttaactcaaataatatttatattaatttatattaaagtttatggggaaagattcaaaaataatattttttaaaaaattaactaaaattaaCAAGTTTTATTAAAAGGAAAACCAGCACAATAACggtaagaaaaatatttaaatatactCCCCGTACGGAACCAGCTGACatcattcaataatttatggttttaaaatatttatattaattaatcttattttatgcTTACCAGCTCATCccaatttcttaatttctctttttttttatttctttttagaaattaatatatagttgactaaagaaaaagaaaaaaaggttaaccatagaaaatttgtaaattctaactaaaaaataaatcgtgaattaataattaaaaaaaaacgaaaaatatttaaatatctaaattaatataaaaataaaaaagttgggattaaaatagaatttaaaattaattatattgtaCGATGGTTTCGATAAATACTAGGTGGTGGCATATGTGCAGGCAGATCTAAAGGGATATGTGACATGCACAAAATTCGAagttaatatgaaaaataaattaattaattaaattaaaattaaataaaagtggAATAGCTTTGAAGTTTgagctttattttatttaaattactgTAATAATAGATTCGTTTTGATacgattttctttttataattaaataaattcctaaaatttaaaaaataaaaataatttaacccaTCTTCCAAAAATACAGTGGATACCGTTAattgtaataaaattatttgaatatttaatttgtaattattctagaatttttaattgtttaattttccacctttttatttatttatttatttatttgtttgtttaatgtaataaatattaaaagctCCAAAGTGGCCAATCAGGTGGTGCATGCTGatgtttattataaaattataatgttgATTTAGGAGTGCGAGGGGGCAGAGGCTTTTGCTGGTGGTTATTGCATCAAAGTCAATGGaatttttattccatttattttattttatttttatataattaaagcAACAATTCAATTCCTCAATTATTTGCTTCTcacttttctttattaataatCACGTTTCGCCCTATGAACCTCGTCTAGTAGGACCCGACACTAGCAAATAATATcgagatccaccactagcaaatattgtccttttttagcTTCtactcaaggctttaaaacgtgtctgataggggaaggtttcctcACCCTTATAACTgctgttttgttctcctctccaaccaatgcgAGACATCACAATCGACCCTCTTTTGaggtcagcgtcctcgctgacattcTTTCCTTcatccaatcgatatgggaccgccaccaaatccacccccctttcgAGCCCCAatgtctttactggcacaccgctttaTGTCTACCCTCTTTCAGGGAACAGTGAGAAAGCTGACAAATCGTCCGATAtcttgactctgataccaacagtaacaaccttaaattaagtataaaattttgggttgttacatacCCCATAaaattggagggtcccacatcgattggagaagggaacgaatgccaacgagaacgttgtatcccaaagggagtggattgtgagatcccacttcagttagagaggagaatgaaacattctttataagggtgtggaaacctctccctagcatacgcgttttaaaaaccgtgagactgacagcaAAAgccaaaacataaaatatttgctagcagtgagcttgaactattacaaatagtcgaagtttacacacccttataaataatgtttcattctcacagccacatatatatatatatatatatatatatatatatatgatattatgtataataaaattcattaaaaatatttatacaaatctataaaataaaataaaaatgcattAAATGGGAATATGGTTCATACCTATATAGCTAgctatgtatatatatatattatagaagTATATAGTATATAGTATATGATAGGGAAGTGggattatttaattaataatatattaattattccctttttttttattcctttccttaaaatatattcttttgagaattttactgtgtatgaaaaaaaaaactaaaattgtttgtactttttctttcaacataGGAATTTGCTTATTCTGGAAACTTATACTTTTATGGCAAAACCCTTAACCAAACCCAATAAATTTTTCCATCATATAGTAATTAAAGTcgcattatattttaatttgtataacCCAATGTTTTCatcaatatataattatacaatatgatattgtcatttcattaattaaatcttCACTATAGCTTGAATTATAGCATAAAGTTTTATTTGTCGGTGGGCTCCatcttttcatattatttacattattCCGTACCATTCTTTGGTTGGTCATCAATTTCCTAGAAACTTTGACCACTCCTAGGTAAATTAATTcccttttttaatatattttttaattcaatttttatgaatttaatggAATCCTATTAATTAtggtttattattaattaaaatcatttttcgCTCTTAAATATGGATGATATATCCtcgagtattctttgtttataaatccatgatcattccctaaattagccgatgtgagacttctatcatccaacacctcccctcgaacaaagtgcgcctccccttaatcgaggctcgactcctttggagtcttagtcattttttactgccttcgaggaggcttgactccttttctttttggagttctttgttcgatatttgagaatttaccaatctattggcacgactaagtttagggcatggctctgataccatgttagacgaacacgactctccacaatggtatgatattgattattgatattaagaattaatggatatcttcgatttttttttttaaataaacggagtattaaaaaaatataatatatttatttcaatataaatatgtataacttgaactaaaaataacttaattattaattaaatactttttataaaattaatatttttatatatatatataaaatctattgataatgatattttatcgATTTTCTATCTTAATTACTAATTTTGTCTAActcaatataataataataataataataataaacataataaattaattaagtctattaaaattaattattaatgatatttttttttagctaaattaattaaaattttatttaattaaaatattttataatccCCACAATATATGATATGAGTCTATATTTATTCCACATTACAAACTTTGAGAGATTAATGTACAAATTTCTAGggttatattataaatcatacTTAGGATAtgtattaaatgaaattaccATATAGTTTACGGGAGCGTCTATGTTAAGCtagcaagaaaaaaaacgtACACGTTACGTTAACAAGaaaattaagtatattttttcaataaaagagaaaaggacATCGGTAGTACTATTTTTCATGTTCGAGTGAGGTATTAAGATTAGTTTATAGTAcgattaaatattattaaaattgataataattaaagCGACGACTCCGAAAACTATGTAAAGGTTTATggattataataaaatgactTCTTAGCTGTCACTTATAAATAACGCTGTAcagataattaaaatatgtacCTGACACAGGaagataatgtttttaaaattttaattaatatttaattaagtaaatttttatatattgaattaattttgtattcgGCGTACGGCTTTCAACTTAGAAGCTGTGAATAACTTAAGCTGACTTATTcacttaaatatatatatatatattacgtatataataattataaataaaataatgaatgatTTTTGTGGAAATTGTACATtgtaaattagttaattattaatataataatgagaaaaaaaggatttatttaaataaattaaaaataaataaataggacATTTCTAATTATGGTATGAGCTCCATAATTGGGCTGAAAATGTTCTTAGCCGGCGCGTTTGATTGGCGTAATGTAAATGGAAAGGAAAGCTAAAAGGAAGGACACGTGGCAGACGGAGAGATGAAGTACATACGTGGACATCCTAGAAACGGCAACAGTGTATAAATTCTCTCTTCTCGGGCGCCGCGAGCGACGTGTCGGCGATCTATTCGACAAAACAACTTCCAAACATCTTTTTGCTATTTCCACTTCTCATGGATTTGGTGCGTACGAGGAAACCACAGCCTCCACGCGGAGAATAGCGCGTGGAGTAAACGCGCCACGTAATGTCGACACCTACGCCGAATCACAGACTCGGGATTCTGTGTCGGAGGTCAGGGAGTCTCGGATTGATTTACCGAAGCAAAATGTCAGCTGGAGAACGCGAGTACAAATCCTTTTCCGTACTCGCAGCGGTTAGCTCGAATCcacaaaacttaaaaaacaaaaccactAAGCGGTTTTGAGCTGAACACTGGTCGAATAGAAAAACCGCTTTcagctttatttttttttttcaaacttctTGAAGCATATAAtgcaataaatagaaagaaaaaaaaaaaaaagtgtgtgtagagagagaaagagaagaacttatatctctctctctctccaagaAGGCCAcaagaagaagcaaatcaGCAATAAAAATCGTGTCTTTTTTTGCTGTTGTTCTTGAGGTGTGTATGAATTTTGGGTAATTTTTCATCGTTTTTGGATCTGAAAATTGGGTTTTTTGAGGACCCTTTTGGGCATTTGGGGATGGTTTNaaaaaaaaaaaaaaaaaaaaaaaaaaaaaaaaaaaaaaaatgggaagaggGAAGATAGTGATAAGAAGAATAGACAATTCAACGAGCAGACAAGTGACGTTTTCGAAGAGAAGAAGTGGGTTACTGAAGAAGGCTCGAGAGCTTTCGATTCTTTGTGATGCTGATGTTGGATTGATCATTTTTTCAAGCACTGGGAAGCTCTATGACTATTCCAGCTCCAGGTCCgatccctttctctctctacaatttctctctcttttattatttttctcttcattttatcatctgggttttctttttttttcttttttaaatctattatttgtgtttttcttttgtaattttatgatttattaacaaaattttggtATCCAAGATCGTAACTTTGAAGCAGTGTagcttataaaaaaaaggctTCAAATTTATGGTTTTAATTAGGAGAGGATTATCAAAATctaaagattgaatttttctGCACGNTCTTCATTTTATTATCTGggtttccctttttttcttttttaaatctattatGTGTTTTTCTTGtgtaattttatgatttatttacaaaatttttggTATCCAAGATCGTAACTTTGAAGCAGTATagcttataaaaaaaaaaggcttgaAATTTATGGTTTTAATTAGAAGAGGATTATCAAAATCTAAAGATTGAATTATTTCTGCacgtaaatttatttttactttttttaattttgcatgGGATTATCTTATATGTTGATATTATGAAtccattaatttcatttccgctgtaatttatactttttattgttgttttttttttaaatattaatgttctttttttgggaTTGAAATTTGGTTTTAAGGATTAATGGTTTGAGATTTCACATAATTGTCGTTgtttgaatgttttgttcctatTTTTTGATTTGTAAATTGTTGG
Encoded here:
- the LOC111809752 gene encoding GDSL esterase/lipase At5g62930, translating into MRPEIVLFGDSLTAQSFGSGGWGAALADTYSRKADVLVRGYGGYNTRWALFLLHHIFPLDIPKAPIVVTIFFGANDAAIFGRTSERQHVPLDEYKDNLKKMVNHLKEYSPTTLVILITPPPVDEDGRNEYARSLYGDKARELPERSNEVTGLYAKQCLELAKEMGLLAIDLWSKLQETEGWQKKFLRDGLHFTPEGNGILHQELEKVLNETSVSAAKLPLDFPHHSEIDGKSPEKAFQYLSL